Below is a genomic region from Thermoanaerobaculia bacterium.
GGAGGTACACCGTCAGCTGTCCGCGGTGGTGGTACCAGTGGTTGAGCATCATGGAGCGGATCATCCCGATGCGCGGGATGGCGAAGATCTCGCGATTCCCCGCCGTCAGCCGCCAGGTCGTCCGAGCCGCACTTTCGTCGAGGCCGGCGAGGAACGCCTTCGCGTCGGCGAGGCCGGCCTCGAGGGTCGGAAGGATCTCCGACGCGCTCGCGGGCGACGGCGCTTCGCCCGCTCCCGAGACGTCCTGCCCGTCCTTGCGGGCCATCTGCGCCATCTGGCCGGGGATCCGGGCGACGTGGAACGCCAGCTGTCCGAGAGACATCGACTTCGGATGGGGCTTCCACGAGAGCTTGTCGGCGGGAACGCGCTCGAGGAGACGGCGGGTCGCGGCCGATTCGGCGTCGAGCTCGGCGGCGAAGGCGGGAGCGGGATTCGACATCGGATCCTCCGGGTCACGTCGCTTGCGAAATGCAAGTGACAGGAGTCACTCTAGCGACGTCGCTTGCAGTATGCAAGTGAGCGCGCGAGAATGCGGCTGGTGAAGAAAAAGAAGGCGGCAGGGTGCCCGGCGGGAATGCGGTCGCCCTGCCCGATCGCCAACACCCTCGATCTCCTCGGCGACCGGTGGACGCTCCTCGTCGTGCGGGATCTCATGATGTTCGAGAAGCATCGGTTCGGAGAATTCGCTTCGTCTCCCGAGGGGATTCCGACGAACATCCTCGCCGACCGGCTGCGCCGGCTCGAGGAGGCGGGGATCGTCCGGAAAGCCGCCTACCAGAAGCGGCCGCCGCGATACGAGTACCGTCTGACCGCCCGCGGGC
It encodes:
- a CDS encoding DinB family protein, with product MSNPAPAFAAELDAESAATRRLLERVPADKLSWKPHPKSMSLGQLAFHVARIPGQMAQMARKDGQDVSGAGEAPSPASASEILPTLEAGLADAKAFLAGLDESAARTTWRLTAGNREIFAIPRIGMIRSMMLNHWYHHRGQLTVYLRMLDVPLPIVYGRSADENGFARA
- a CDS encoding helix-turn-helix domain-containing protein, yielding MKKKKAAGCPAGMRSPCPIANTLDLLGDRWTLLVVRDLMMFEKHRFGEFASSPEGIPTNILADRLRRLEEAGIVRKAAYQKRPPRYEYRLTARGRDLFPMMREIILWAKRHLPAVGTAPPGTLDRIERRLAHESGA